A window of the Zeugodacus cucurbitae isolate PBARC_wt_2022May chromosome 2, idZeuCucr1.2, whole genome shotgun sequence genome harbors these coding sequences:
- the LOC105213084 gene encoding uncharacterized protein LOC105213084 has product MSQSISAAPPMHDIPLSGAEERGDATCEADKANNSKANSLKRFFKLTHRRHNGGEEMPTGSCDVLPEDGGEPKDELGKEEADKDGDLDKPKEHARRFNLRLGSVTRIAEHANTANFMHNAPSRHSLKNSISSYWHTVFRRASKKAAKQKSGQNDDDDEGCDDVEEETNDTELDEELHTLPISDDTIEQVTQANK; this is encoded by the exons atgtCGCAAAGCATATCTGCAGCACCGCCAATGCACGACATACCGTTGTCCGGTGCCGAAGAACGTGGCGACGCGACATGCGAAGCAGACAAAGCGAACAACTCGAAGGCCAATTCGTTAAAGCGTTTCTTCAAATTGACACATCGACGACATAACGGTGGCGAAGAGATGCCAACAGGTTCGTGTGATGTGCTGCCCGAAGATGGTGGTGAGCCAAAAGACGAACTTGGCAAGGAGGAAGCAGACAAAGATGGTGACTTGGATAAGCCAAAGGAGCATGCGAGACGCTTTAATTTGCGCCTAGGCAGCGTTACGCGCATCG CGGAACACGCTAATACCGCCAACTTCATGCACAACGCACCGAGTCGACATTCGTTGAAGAACTCGATCTCCAGCTATTGGCATACGGTATTCCGACGTGCAAGTAAGAAAGCTGCTAAGCAAAAGTCTGGCCAGAACGATGACGATGACGAGGGTTGTGATGATGTGGAAGAGGAGACCAACGATACGGAATTGGATGAAGAGTTGCACACACTACCGATCTCAGATGATACCATCGAGCAGGTGACACAAGCAAACAAGTAA